In Rhinoraja longicauda isolate Sanriku21f chromosome 16, sRhiLon1.1, whole genome shotgun sequence, the genomic stretch attgaAGTGAATTCGCCTAGCCATATATTTTTCTTATGCAGTCGGCGAATACAGTCCATCATCCCTCCGAAAATTATGTATCATTTGGAATCATAATAATAAAGGCAACTTACCAAATGTCCAGCTGGCCAATTGTTCAAATGTGGCCAGGCTATATCTTTTTGAATTAATACCAGGACAAAACAGTTTATGTGGGGAAACTATTCATCTTGCCCACATATTTATTACTTTCGACTGCTGCTTTGAACAGTTAAAAATAGGATCAGTATTGTTTTATCTTTAACTCATTCATTGTTTTATCTTCAACTCGTATATGCCCAATATATCCTAATAGGCTTTGTGTTTCACACCAATAGTAAAAACGATTCCTGCATTATTTTGTTTCACCCAGGTCAGGCAATTGTATTTTGTCAAACATTTGCCATATTTACCGAAGTAATAATCGGGCAGTCTCAACAAACATTGTGCTGAAATCAGATATCCATTTTATCAACCGTGCTGAATatccaaaaataaattaattcggAAACGCATATTTGTTATATTAATATGCAAGTTCCATCGATTGACGACGAATCACAATAAACTGTAATCCTATGATTTTTCGTGTGCCATGTTGGAAGGGAAGTGTAAAATTTCGTGCCAGCACTTTCAGTTTACATTTAAATGTCTTTATTCCAATAGCTAAATGGAAGTGTACTTAAATGGACGAATTCTAAGTCTGTCACCTTTCAGGTCAGACTTAGATATATTATTGATGTACATATTTGGCACTGGGTTATGTTGAAGCGTTGGCCTAAATCCGGCTTGGCGAATAAGCACCAGCGTATATTCAAGGCTGCTATATAAGTATGTGATGTACTGTGTATTGCACAAAAAAACAGGTGAAAGTCTGGTTTCAAAACCGACGCACGAAGCAGAAGAAAGACCAGGGGAAAGATTCGGACGTCCGCTCGACAGCCTCTGAGACCGCAGCAACCTGCAGCGTTTTAAGGCTTCTGGAACAAGGCAGGCTTCTGTCGCCGCCTGGATTGTCCGGTATCCTGCCCTGTGCTACCAACAACCTGGGATCAACTCTGCGTGCCCCCATCGTCGGCCTTGGCACCACGTTGGGCACATCGTCACTCGCGGTGGGGACATCTGGAGTACCGACTCTGAGCACCACCCACCCTGGACACAGCGTCTTCAGTATGCCGGTACCGTCTCTTATTGGCACGGTAGCCACAAGGCTCGCTTCACCCTTAACTGTTACCGGTTCTTTGACGGGGAACTTGCATGAACTTTCTGCTAGGTACTTGAGTTCTTCAGCTTTTGAACCCTATTCGAGAAATGAGAAAAGAGAAACGATGGACAAAAAATAATGGACTGACAGATACTTTCAGGAAACAACATTCTTTTTTTCTGTTGACCCATGAGggctgaatttttaaaaatattggaAATTAACAATCACGTAACACGTAGGCATACATATAATGCACAAAAACCCATTCCCAAAGATCCAGCTGGTCAGTTAAAATCGTCATAAACAACTCTCGTTCgatttggggtggggggaggggagtgaaatTCACTGCTCCAACATCACTTTTAAACCAGGCCATACTCCAGCCCTCTAAATGGTATCAAGATCTAGTACGGAGCTCTGGCGATAATGTGACAGGCTGTGCGAGTTCATAACACAGTCAATTTATTTGGCTTGTCgaatagtacaatataattttggaTATTTTTGAATTTCAGCTTGGGTAAGTCATCCAACAAAAAAAGGTCATTTTTACTTCTTGTT encodes the following:
- the vax1 gene encoding ventral anterior homeobox 1 codes for the protein MAVRCNREPIMEAESSRGLKNGLREGRETSSSSWDSHGSLRNSLMDDQQETFSASAISDDCNKTKSSTTDPDYCRRILVRDAKGSIREIILPKGLDLDRPKRTRTSFTAEQLYRLEMEFQRCQYVVGRERTELARQLNLSETQVKVWFQNRRTKQKKDQGKDSDVRSTASETAATCSVLRLLEQGRLLSPPGLSGILPCATNNLGSTLRAPIVGLGTTLGTSSLAVGTSGVPTLSTTHPGHSVFSMPVPSLIGTVATRLASPLTVTGSLTGNLHELSARYLSSSAFEPYSRNEKRETMDKK